From Dermochelys coriacea isolate rDerCor1 chromosome 8, rDerCor1.pri.v4, whole genome shotgun sequence, the proteins below share one genomic window:
- the KIF3A gene encoding kinesin-like protein KIF3A isoform X1, with protein MPINKSEKLDKPDSCDNVKVVVRCRPFNEREKVMCYKMAVNVDEMRGTITVHKTDSSNEPPKTFTFDTVFGPESKQLDVYNLTARPIIDSVLEGYNGTIFAYGQTGTGKTFTMEGVRAVPELRGIIPNSFAHIFGHIAKAEGDTRFLVRVSYLEIYNEEVRDLLGKDQTQRLEVKERPDVGVYIKDLSAYVVNNADDMDRIMTLGHKNRSVGATNMNEHSSRSHAIFTITIECSEKGVDGNMHVRMGKLHLVDLAGSERQTKTGATGQRLKEATKINLSLSTLGNVISALVDGKSTHVPYRNSKLTRLLQDSLGGNSKTMMCANIGPADYNYDETISTLRYANRAKNIKNKARINEDPKDALLRQFQKEIEELKKKLEEGEEISGSDISGSEDEDEEEEEDGEVGEDGEKRKKRRGSSSTSSSDSTCSVIEKPLDKSFTNQAGKKKVSPDKMVEMQAKIEEERKALETKLDMEEEERNKARAELEKREKDLLKAQQEHQSLLEKLSALEKKVIVGGVDLLAKAEEQEKLLEESNMELEERRKRAEQLRKELEEKEQERLDIEEKYTSLQEEAQGKTKKLKKVWTMLMAAKSEMADLQQEHQREIEGLLENIRQLSRELRLQMLIIDNFIPQDYQEMIENYVHWNEDIGEWQLKCVAYTGNNMRKQTPVPDKKEKDPFEVDLSHVYLAYTEESLRQSLMKLERPRTSKGRSRPKTSRRKRSAKPGAVIDSLLHTALK; from the exons ATGCCG ATCAACAAATCTGAGAAGCTGGACAAGCCTGACAGCTGTGATAATGTCAAGGTTGTCGTCCGATGCCGACCTTTCAATGAAAGAGAGAAAGTAATGTGCTACAAGATGGCAGTTAATGTGGATGAAATGAGGGGAACCATTACTGTTCATAAAACAGACTCTTCCAACGAACCTCCAAAGACATTTACATTTGATACAGTTTTTGGACCAGAGAGTAAACAGCTTGATGTCTATAACTTAACTGCGAGACCAATTATTGACTCTGTTCTGGAAGGATACAATG GCACCATCTTTGCATATGGACAGACTGGCACAGGCAAAACTTTTACCATGGAAGGTGTACGAGCTGTTCCTGAACTTAGAGGAATCATCCCCAATTCATTTGCCCATATATTTGGTCACATTGCAAAGGCAGAGGGGGACACAAG ATTTTTGGTTCGAGTGTCTTACTTGGAAATTTACAATGAAGAAGTACGTGACCTGCTCGGAAAAGACCAGACACAGAGGCTAGAG GTTAAAGAGAGACCTGATGTGGGAGTTTATATCAAAGATCTTTCAGCTTATGTTGTAAACAATGCAGATGATATGGATAGAATCATGACACTAGGCCACAAAAACC GTTCTGTTGGTGCCACTAATATGAATGAGCACAGCTCCCGTTCCCATGCCATCTTCACTATTACCATTGAATGCAGCGAGAAGGGTGTTGATGGAAACATGCATGTTCGTATGGGCAAGCTGCACCTTGTAGATCTAGCT GGGTCAGAAAGGCAGACAAAAACTGGTGCTACTGGGCAACGACTAAAGGAAGCCACAAAAATTAACCTTTCACTTTCCACTCTTGGGAATGTTATTTCTGCACTGGTGGATGGCAAGAGTACTCATGTGCCCTATCGTAACTCTAAATTGACTCGACTTCTTCAGGATTCCCTGGGGGGCAACTCAAAAACCATGATG TGTGCAAATATTGGTCCAGCAGACTATAATTATGATGAGACTATCAGCACGCTAAGATATGCCAACCGTGCCAAAAACATCAAGAATAAGGCCAGAATTAATGAAGATCCCAAGGATGCCTTGCTCCGTCAGTTTCAAAAAGAAATTGAAGAGCTTAAAAAAAAGCTGGAGGAAG GGGAAGAGATATCTGGCTCTGATATCAGTGGTTCtgaagatgaagatgaagaagaggaagaagatggGGAGGTTGGAGAGGATGGGGAAAAGCGTAAAAAACGAAGGG GCAGTAGCAGCACCAGTAGTTCAGACTCCACATGCTCTGTCATAGAGAAACCTCTGGATAAGTCCTTCACTA ATCAAGCAG GCAAGAAGAAAGTTTCCCCAGATAAAATGGTAGAGATGCAAGCCAAgatagaggaagagagaaaagcacTTGAAACCAAGCTTGAcatggaagaggaagagagaaacaaagcCAGGGCTGaactggagaagagagagaaagatctgCTCAAAGCCCA ACAGGAACACCAGTCGCTGCTGGAGAAATTATCAGCTTTGGAGAAGAAGGTGATTGTGGGAGGTGTGGACTTGCTAGCAAAAGCTGAGGAGCAGGAGAAACTTCTAGAGGAATCTAACATGGAGCTTGAAGAGCGAAGAAAAAGAGCCGAGCAGCTTCGCAAAGAGCTTGAGGAAAAAGAG CAAGAGCGCCTGGACATTGAGGAGAAGTACACCAGCCTGCAGGAAGAGGCACAGGGCAAGACCAAGAAGCTGAAGAAAGTCTGGACAATGCTAATGGCTGCAAAATCGGAG ATGGCAGATCTGCAACAGGAACATCAGAGAGAGATTGAAGGATTGCTGGAGAATATTCGGCAGCTTAGCAGGGAGCTTCGTCTTCAAATGCTCATCATAGATAACTTCATTCCTCAGGACTACCAG GAAATGATTGAAAACTATGTTCACTGGAATGAAGACATTGGAGAATGGCAGTTG aaATGTGTTGCATATACAGGGAACAACATGAGAAAACAGACCCCAGTACcagataaaaaggaaaaagat CCCTTTGAGGTGGACCTTTCCCATGTTTATCTAGCTTACACAGAAGAAAGCCTGAGGCAGTCTTTGATGAAgttagagaggccaaggacttcaaagggaagatcaaggcCTAAAACTAGTAGAAG AAAACGTTCAGCAAAGCCAGGAGCCGTAATTGACTCCCTGCTTCA cACAGCACTTAAATAA
- the KIF3A gene encoding kinesin-like protein KIF3A isoform X4 produces the protein MPINKSEKLDKPDSCDNVKVVVRCRPFNEREKVMCYKMAVNVDEMRGTITVHKTDSSNEPPKTFTFDTVFGPESKQLDVYNLTARPIIDSVLEGYNGTIFAYGQTGTGKTFTMEGVRAVPELRGIIPNSFAHIFGHIAKAEGDTRFLVRVSYLEIYNEEVRDLLGKDQTQRLEVKERPDVGVYIKDLSAYVVNNADDMDRIMTLGHKNRSVGATNMNEHSSRSHAIFTITIECSEKGVDGNMHVRMGKLHLVDLAGSERQTKTGATGQRLKEATKINLSLSTLGNVISALVDGKSTHVPYRNSKLTRLLQDSLGGNSKTMMCANIGPADYNYDETISTLRYANRAKNIKNKARINEDPKDALLRQFQKEIEELKKKLEEGEEISGSDISGSEDEDEEEEEDGEVGEDGEKRKKRRGKKKVSPDKMVEMQAKIEEERKALETKLDMEEEERNKARAELEKREKDLLKAQQEHQSLLEKLSALEKKVIVGGVDLLAKAEEQEKLLEESNMELEERRKRAEQLRKELEEKEQERLDIEEKYTSLQEEAQGKTKKLKKVWTMLMAAKSEMADLQQEHQREIEGLLENIRQLSRELRLQMLIIDNFIPQDYQEMIENYVHWNEDIGEWQLKCVAYTGNNMRKQTPVPDKKEKDPFEVDLSHVYLAYTEESLRQSLMKLERPRTSKGRSRPKTSRRKRSAKPGAVIDSLLHTALK, from the exons ATGCCG ATCAACAAATCTGAGAAGCTGGACAAGCCTGACAGCTGTGATAATGTCAAGGTTGTCGTCCGATGCCGACCTTTCAATGAAAGAGAGAAAGTAATGTGCTACAAGATGGCAGTTAATGTGGATGAAATGAGGGGAACCATTACTGTTCATAAAACAGACTCTTCCAACGAACCTCCAAAGACATTTACATTTGATACAGTTTTTGGACCAGAGAGTAAACAGCTTGATGTCTATAACTTAACTGCGAGACCAATTATTGACTCTGTTCTGGAAGGATACAATG GCACCATCTTTGCATATGGACAGACTGGCACAGGCAAAACTTTTACCATGGAAGGTGTACGAGCTGTTCCTGAACTTAGAGGAATCATCCCCAATTCATTTGCCCATATATTTGGTCACATTGCAAAGGCAGAGGGGGACACAAG ATTTTTGGTTCGAGTGTCTTACTTGGAAATTTACAATGAAGAAGTACGTGACCTGCTCGGAAAAGACCAGACACAGAGGCTAGAG GTTAAAGAGAGACCTGATGTGGGAGTTTATATCAAAGATCTTTCAGCTTATGTTGTAAACAATGCAGATGATATGGATAGAATCATGACACTAGGCCACAAAAACC GTTCTGTTGGTGCCACTAATATGAATGAGCACAGCTCCCGTTCCCATGCCATCTTCACTATTACCATTGAATGCAGCGAGAAGGGTGTTGATGGAAACATGCATGTTCGTATGGGCAAGCTGCACCTTGTAGATCTAGCT GGGTCAGAAAGGCAGACAAAAACTGGTGCTACTGGGCAACGACTAAAGGAAGCCACAAAAATTAACCTTTCACTTTCCACTCTTGGGAATGTTATTTCTGCACTGGTGGATGGCAAGAGTACTCATGTGCCCTATCGTAACTCTAAATTGACTCGACTTCTTCAGGATTCCCTGGGGGGCAACTCAAAAACCATGATG TGTGCAAATATTGGTCCAGCAGACTATAATTATGATGAGACTATCAGCACGCTAAGATATGCCAACCGTGCCAAAAACATCAAGAATAAGGCCAGAATTAATGAAGATCCCAAGGATGCCTTGCTCCGTCAGTTTCAAAAAGAAATTGAAGAGCTTAAAAAAAAGCTGGAGGAAG GGGAAGAGATATCTGGCTCTGATATCAGTGGTTCtgaagatgaagatgaagaagaggaagaagatggGGAGGTTGGAGAGGATGGGGAAAAGCGTAAAAAACGAAGGG GCAAGAAGAAAGTTTCCCCAGATAAAATGGTAGAGATGCAAGCCAAgatagaggaagagagaaaagcacTTGAAACCAAGCTTGAcatggaagaggaagagagaaacaaagcCAGGGCTGaactggagaagagagagaaagatctgCTCAAAGCCCA ACAGGAACACCAGTCGCTGCTGGAGAAATTATCAGCTTTGGAGAAGAAGGTGATTGTGGGAGGTGTGGACTTGCTAGCAAAAGCTGAGGAGCAGGAGAAACTTCTAGAGGAATCTAACATGGAGCTTGAAGAGCGAAGAAAAAGAGCCGAGCAGCTTCGCAAAGAGCTTGAGGAAAAAGAG CAAGAGCGCCTGGACATTGAGGAGAAGTACACCAGCCTGCAGGAAGAGGCACAGGGCAAGACCAAGAAGCTGAAGAAAGTCTGGACAATGCTAATGGCTGCAAAATCGGAG ATGGCAGATCTGCAACAGGAACATCAGAGAGAGATTGAAGGATTGCTGGAGAATATTCGGCAGCTTAGCAGGGAGCTTCGTCTTCAAATGCTCATCATAGATAACTTCATTCCTCAGGACTACCAG GAAATGATTGAAAACTATGTTCACTGGAATGAAGACATTGGAGAATGGCAGTTG aaATGTGTTGCATATACAGGGAACAACATGAGAAAACAGACCCCAGTACcagataaaaaggaaaaagat CCCTTTGAGGTGGACCTTTCCCATGTTTATCTAGCTTACACAGAAGAAAGCCTGAGGCAGTCTTTGATGAAgttagagaggccaaggacttcaaagggaagatcaaggcCTAAAACTAGTAGAAG AAAACGTTCAGCAAAGCCAGGAGCCGTAATTGACTCCCTGCTTCA cACAGCACTTAAATAA
- the KIF3A gene encoding kinesin-like protein KIF3A isoform X3 has protein sequence MPINKSEKLDKPDSCDNVKVVVRCRPFNEREKVMCYKMAVNVDEMRGTITVHKTDSSNEPPKTFTFDTVFGPESKQLDVYNLTARPIIDSVLEGYNGTIFAYGQTGTGKTFTMEGVRAVPELRGIIPNSFAHIFGHIAKAEGDTRFLVRVSYLEIYNEEVRDLLGKDQTQRLEVKERPDVGVYIKDLSAYVVNNADDMDRIMTLGHKNRSVGATNMNEHSSRSHAIFTITIECSEKGVDGNMHVRMGKLHLVDLAGSERQTKTGATGQRLKEATKINLSLSTLGNVISALVDGKSTHVPYRNSKLTRLLQDSLGGNSKTMMCANIGPADYNYDETISTLRYANRAKNIKNKARINEDPKDALLRQFQKEIEELKKKLEEGEEISGSDISGSEDEDEEEEEDGEVGEDGEKRKKRRDQAGKKKVSPDKMVEMQAKIEEERKALETKLDMEEEERNKARAELEKREKDLLKAQQEHQSLLEKLSALEKKVIVGGVDLLAKAEEQEKLLEESNMELEERRKRAEQLRKELEEKEQERLDIEEKYTSLQEEAQGKTKKLKKVWTMLMAAKSEMADLQQEHQREIEGLLENIRQLSRELRLQMLIIDNFIPQDYQEMIENYVHWNEDIGEWQLKCVAYTGNNMRKQTPVPDKKEKDPFEVDLSHVYLAYTEESLRQSLMKLERPRTSKGRSRPKTSRRKRSAKPGAVIDSLLHTALK, from the exons ATGCCG ATCAACAAATCTGAGAAGCTGGACAAGCCTGACAGCTGTGATAATGTCAAGGTTGTCGTCCGATGCCGACCTTTCAATGAAAGAGAGAAAGTAATGTGCTACAAGATGGCAGTTAATGTGGATGAAATGAGGGGAACCATTACTGTTCATAAAACAGACTCTTCCAACGAACCTCCAAAGACATTTACATTTGATACAGTTTTTGGACCAGAGAGTAAACAGCTTGATGTCTATAACTTAACTGCGAGACCAATTATTGACTCTGTTCTGGAAGGATACAATG GCACCATCTTTGCATATGGACAGACTGGCACAGGCAAAACTTTTACCATGGAAGGTGTACGAGCTGTTCCTGAACTTAGAGGAATCATCCCCAATTCATTTGCCCATATATTTGGTCACATTGCAAAGGCAGAGGGGGACACAAG ATTTTTGGTTCGAGTGTCTTACTTGGAAATTTACAATGAAGAAGTACGTGACCTGCTCGGAAAAGACCAGACACAGAGGCTAGAG GTTAAAGAGAGACCTGATGTGGGAGTTTATATCAAAGATCTTTCAGCTTATGTTGTAAACAATGCAGATGATATGGATAGAATCATGACACTAGGCCACAAAAACC GTTCTGTTGGTGCCACTAATATGAATGAGCACAGCTCCCGTTCCCATGCCATCTTCACTATTACCATTGAATGCAGCGAGAAGGGTGTTGATGGAAACATGCATGTTCGTATGGGCAAGCTGCACCTTGTAGATCTAGCT GGGTCAGAAAGGCAGACAAAAACTGGTGCTACTGGGCAACGACTAAAGGAAGCCACAAAAATTAACCTTTCACTTTCCACTCTTGGGAATGTTATTTCTGCACTGGTGGATGGCAAGAGTACTCATGTGCCCTATCGTAACTCTAAATTGACTCGACTTCTTCAGGATTCCCTGGGGGGCAACTCAAAAACCATGATG TGTGCAAATATTGGTCCAGCAGACTATAATTATGATGAGACTATCAGCACGCTAAGATATGCCAACCGTGCCAAAAACATCAAGAATAAGGCCAGAATTAATGAAGATCCCAAGGATGCCTTGCTCCGTCAGTTTCAAAAAGAAATTGAAGAGCTTAAAAAAAAGCTGGAGGAAG GGGAAGAGATATCTGGCTCTGATATCAGTGGTTCtgaagatgaagatgaagaagaggaagaagatggGGAGGTTGGAGAGGATGGGGAAAAGCGTAAAAAACGAAGGG ATCAAGCAG GCAAGAAGAAAGTTTCCCCAGATAAAATGGTAGAGATGCAAGCCAAgatagaggaagagagaaaagcacTTGAAACCAAGCTTGAcatggaagaggaagagagaaacaaagcCAGGGCTGaactggagaagagagagaaagatctgCTCAAAGCCCA ACAGGAACACCAGTCGCTGCTGGAGAAATTATCAGCTTTGGAGAAGAAGGTGATTGTGGGAGGTGTGGACTTGCTAGCAAAAGCTGAGGAGCAGGAGAAACTTCTAGAGGAATCTAACATGGAGCTTGAAGAGCGAAGAAAAAGAGCCGAGCAGCTTCGCAAAGAGCTTGAGGAAAAAGAG CAAGAGCGCCTGGACATTGAGGAGAAGTACACCAGCCTGCAGGAAGAGGCACAGGGCAAGACCAAGAAGCTGAAGAAAGTCTGGACAATGCTAATGGCTGCAAAATCGGAG ATGGCAGATCTGCAACAGGAACATCAGAGAGAGATTGAAGGATTGCTGGAGAATATTCGGCAGCTTAGCAGGGAGCTTCGTCTTCAAATGCTCATCATAGATAACTTCATTCCTCAGGACTACCAG GAAATGATTGAAAACTATGTTCACTGGAATGAAGACATTGGAGAATGGCAGTTG aaATGTGTTGCATATACAGGGAACAACATGAGAAAACAGACCCCAGTACcagataaaaaggaaaaagat CCCTTTGAGGTGGACCTTTCCCATGTTTATCTAGCTTACACAGAAGAAAGCCTGAGGCAGTCTTTGATGAAgttagagaggccaaggacttcaaagggaagatcaaggcCTAAAACTAGTAGAAG AAAACGTTCAGCAAAGCCAGGAGCCGTAATTGACTCCCTGCTTCA cACAGCACTTAAATAA
- the KIF3A gene encoding kinesin-like protein KIF3A isoform X2 produces the protein MPINKSEKLDKPDSCDNVKVVVRCRPFNEREKVMCYKMAVNVDEMRGTITVHKTDSSNEPPKTFTFDTVFGPESKQLDVYNLTARPIIDSVLEGYNGTIFAYGQTGTGKTFTMEGVRAVPELRGIIPNSFAHIFGHIAKAEGDTRFLVRVSYLEIYNEEVRDLLGKDQTQRLEVKERPDVGVYIKDLSAYVVNNADDMDRIMTLGHKNRSVGATNMNEHSSRSHAIFTITIECSEKGVDGNMHVRMGKLHLVDLAGSERQTKTGATGQRLKEATKINLSLSTLGNVISALVDGKSTHVPYRNSKLTRLLQDSLGGNSKTMMCANIGPADYNYDETISTLRYANRAKNIKNKARINEDPKDALLRQFQKEIEELKKKLEEGEEISGSDISGSEDEDEEEEEDGEVGEDGEKRKKRRGSSSTSSSDSTCSVIEKPLDKSFTNQAGKKKVSPDKMVEMQAKIEEERKALETKLDMEEEERNKARAELEKREKDLLKAQQEHQSLLEKLSALEKKVIVGGVDLLAKAEEQEKLLEESNMELEERRKRAEQLRKELEEKEQERLDIEEKYTSLQEEAQGKTKKLKKVWTMLMAAKSEMADLQQEHQREIEGLLENIRQLSRELRLQMLIIDNFIPQDYQEMIENYVHWNEDIGEWQLKCVAYTGNNMRKQTPVPDKKEKDPFEVDLSHVYLAYTEESLRQSLMKLERPRTSKGRSRPKTSRRKRSAKPGAVIDSLLQ, from the exons ATGCCG ATCAACAAATCTGAGAAGCTGGACAAGCCTGACAGCTGTGATAATGTCAAGGTTGTCGTCCGATGCCGACCTTTCAATGAAAGAGAGAAAGTAATGTGCTACAAGATGGCAGTTAATGTGGATGAAATGAGGGGAACCATTACTGTTCATAAAACAGACTCTTCCAACGAACCTCCAAAGACATTTACATTTGATACAGTTTTTGGACCAGAGAGTAAACAGCTTGATGTCTATAACTTAACTGCGAGACCAATTATTGACTCTGTTCTGGAAGGATACAATG GCACCATCTTTGCATATGGACAGACTGGCACAGGCAAAACTTTTACCATGGAAGGTGTACGAGCTGTTCCTGAACTTAGAGGAATCATCCCCAATTCATTTGCCCATATATTTGGTCACATTGCAAAGGCAGAGGGGGACACAAG ATTTTTGGTTCGAGTGTCTTACTTGGAAATTTACAATGAAGAAGTACGTGACCTGCTCGGAAAAGACCAGACACAGAGGCTAGAG GTTAAAGAGAGACCTGATGTGGGAGTTTATATCAAAGATCTTTCAGCTTATGTTGTAAACAATGCAGATGATATGGATAGAATCATGACACTAGGCCACAAAAACC GTTCTGTTGGTGCCACTAATATGAATGAGCACAGCTCCCGTTCCCATGCCATCTTCACTATTACCATTGAATGCAGCGAGAAGGGTGTTGATGGAAACATGCATGTTCGTATGGGCAAGCTGCACCTTGTAGATCTAGCT GGGTCAGAAAGGCAGACAAAAACTGGTGCTACTGGGCAACGACTAAAGGAAGCCACAAAAATTAACCTTTCACTTTCCACTCTTGGGAATGTTATTTCTGCACTGGTGGATGGCAAGAGTACTCATGTGCCCTATCGTAACTCTAAATTGACTCGACTTCTTCAGGATTCCCTGGGGGGCAACTCAAAAACCATGATG TGTGCAAATATTGGTCCAGCAGACTATAATTATGATGAGACTATCAGCACGCTAAGATATGCCAACCGTGCCAAAAACATCAAGAATAAGGCCAGAATTAATGAAGATCCCAAGGATGCCTTGCTCCGTCAGTTTCAAAAAGAAATTGAAGAGCTTAAAAAAAAGCTGGAGGAAG GGGAAGAGATATCTGGCTCTGATATCAGTGGTTCtgaagatgaagatgaagaagaggaagaagatggGGAGGTTGGAGAGGATGGGGAAAAGCGTAAAAAACGAAGGG GCAGTAGCAGCACCAGTAGTTCAGACTCCACATGCTCTGTCATAGAGAAACCTCTGGATAAGTCCTTCACTA ATCAAGCAG GCAAGAAGAAAGTTTCCCCAGATAAAATGGTAGAGATGCAAGCCAAgatagaggaagagagaaaagcacTTGAAACCAAGCTTGAcatggaagaggaagagagaaacaaagcCAGGGCTGaactggagaagagagagaaagatctgCTCAAAGCCCA ACAGGAACACCAGTCGCTGCTGGAGAAATTATCAGCTTTGGAGAAGAAGGTGATTGTGGGAGGTGTGGACTTGCTAGCAAAAGCTGAGGAGCAGGAGAAACTTCTAGAGGAATCTAACATGGAGCTTGAAGAGCGAAGAAAAAGAGCCGAGCAGCTTCGCAAAGAGCTTGAGGAAAAAGAG CAAGAGCGCCTGGACATTGAGGAGAAGTACACCAGCCTGCAGGAAGAGGCACAGGGCAAGACCAAGAAGCTGAAGAAAGTCTGGACAATGCTAATGGCTGCAAAATCGGAG ATGGCAGATCTGCAACAGGAACATCAGAGAGAGATTGAAGGATTGCTGGAGAATATTCGGCAGCTTAGCAGGGAGCTTCGTCTTCAAATGCTCATCATAGATAACTTCATTCCTCAGGACTACCAG GAAATGATTGAAAACTATGTTCACTGGAATGAAGACATTGGAGAATGGCAGTTG aaATGTGTTGCATATACAGGGAACAACATGAGAAAACAGACCCCAGTACcagataaaaaggaaaaagat CCCTTTGAGGTGGACCTTTCCCATGTTTATCTAGCTTACACAGAAGAAAGCCTGAGGCAGTCTTTGATGAAgttagagaggccaaggacttcaaagggaagatcaaggcCTAAAACTAGTAGAAG AAAACGTTCAGCAAAGCCAGGAGCCGTAATTGACTCCCTGCTTCAGTAG
- the KIF3A gene encoding kinesin-like protein KIF3A isoform X6, whose amino-acid sequence MPINKSEKLDKPDSCDNVKVVVRCRPFNEREKVMCYKMAVNVDEMRGTITVHKTDSSNEPPKTFTFDTVFGPESKQLDVYNLTARPIIDSVLEGYNGTIFAYGQTGTGKTFTMEGVRAVPELRGIIPNSFAHIFGHIAKAEGDTRFLVRVSYLEIYNEEVRDLLGKDQTQRLEVKERPDVGVYIKDLSAYVVNNADDMDRIMTLGHKNRSVGATNMNEHSSRSHAIFTITIECSEKGVDGNMHVRMGKLHLVDLAGSERQTKTGATGQRLKEATKINLSLSTLGNVISALVDGKSTHVPYRNSKLTRLLQDSLGGNSKTMMCANIGPADYNYDETISTLRYANRAKNIKNKARINEDPKDALLRQFQKEIEELKKKLEEGEEISGSDISGSEDEDEEEEEDGEVGEDGEKRKKRRGKKKVSPDKMVEMQAKIEEERKALETKLDMEEEERNKARAELEKREKDLLKAQQEHQSLLEKLSALEKKVIVGGVDLLAKAEEQEKLLEESNMELEERRKRAEQLRKELEEKEQERLDIEEKYTSLQEEAQGKTKKLKKVWTMLMAAKSEMADLQQEHQREIEGLLENIRQLSRELRLQMLIIDNFIPQDYQEMIENYVHWNEDIGEWQLKCVAYTGNNMRKQTPVPDKKEKDPFEVDLSHVYLAYTEESLRQSLMKLERPRTSKGRSRPKTSRRKRSAKPGAVIDSLLQ is encoded by the exons ATGCCG ATCAACAAATCTGAGAAGCTGGACAAGCCTGACAGCTGTGATAATGTCAAGGTTGTCGTCCGATGCCGACCTTTCAATGAAAGAGAGAAAGTAATGTGCTACAAGATGGCAGTTAATGTGGATGAAATGAGGGGAACCATTACTGTTCATAAAACAGACTCTTCCAACGAACCTCCAAAGACATTTACATTTGATACAGTTTTTGGACCAGAGAGTAAACAGCTTGATGTCTATAACTTAACTGCGAGACCAATTATTGACTCTGTTCTGGAAGGATACAATG GCACCATCTTTGCATATGGACAGACTGGCACAGGCAAAACTTTTACCATGGAAGGTGTACGAGCTGTTCCTGAACTTAGAGGAATCATCCCCAATTCATTTGCCCATATATTTGGTCACATTGCAAAGGCAGAGGGGGACACAAG ATTTTTGGTTCGAGTGTCTTACTTGGAAATTTACAATGAAGAAGTACGTGACCTGCTCGGAAAAGACCAGACACAGAGGCTAGAG GTTAAAGAGAGACCTGATGTGGGAGTTTATATCAAAGATCTTTCAGCTTATGTTGTAAACAATGCAGATGATATGGATAGAATCATGACACTAGGCCACAAAAACC GTTCTGTTGGTGCCACTAATATGAATGAGCACAGCTCCCGTTCCCATGCCATCTTCACTATTACCATTGAATGCAGCGAGAAGGGTGTTGATGGAAACATGCATGTTCGTATGGGCAAGCTGCACCTTGTAGATCTAGCT GGGTCAGAAAGGCAGACAAAAACTGGTGCTACTGGGCAACGACTAAAGGAAGCCACAAAAATTAACCTTTCACTTTCCACTCTTGGGAATGTTATTTCTGCACTGGTGGATGGCAAGAGTACTCATGTGCCCTATCGTAACTCTAAATTGACTCGACTTCTTCAGGATTCCCTGGGGGGCAACTCAAAAACCATGATG TGTGCAAATATTGGTCCAGCAGACTATAATTATGATGAGACTATCAGCACGCTAAGATATGCCAACCGTGCCAAAAACATCAAGAATAAGGCCAGAATTAATGAAGATCCCAAGGATGCCTTGCTCCGTCAGTTTCAAAAAGAAATTGAAGAGCTTAAAAAAAAGCTGGAGGAAG GGGAAGAGATATCTGGCTCTGATATCAGTGGTTCtgaagatgaagatgaagaagaggaagaagatggGGAGGTTGGAGAGGATGGGGAAAAGCGTAAAAAACGAAGGG GCAAGAAGAAAGTTTCCCCAGATAAAATGGTAGAGATGCAAGCCAAgatagaggaagagagaaaagcacTTGAAACCAAGCTTGAcatggaagaggaagagagaaacaaagcCAGGGCTGaactggagaagagagagaaagatctgCTCAAAGCCCA ACAGGAACACCAGTCGCTGCTGGAGAAATTATCAGCTTTGGAGAAGAAGGTGATTGTGGGAGGTGTGGACTTGCTAGCAAAAGCTGAGGAGCAGGAGAAACTTCTAGAGGAATCTAACATGGAGCTTGAAGAGCGAAGAAAAAGAGCCGAGCAGCTTCGCAAAGAGCTTGAGGAAAAAGAG CAAGAGCGCCTGGACATTGAGGAGAAGTACACCAGCCTGCAGGAAGAGGCACAGGGCAAGACCAAGAAGCTGAAGAAAGTCTGGACAATGCTAATGGCTGCAAAATCGGAG ATGGCAGATCTGCAACAGGAACATCAGAGAGAGATTGAAGGATTGCTGGAGAATATTCGGCAGCTTAGCAGGGAGCTTCGTCTTCAAATGCTCATCATAGATAACTTCATTCCTCAGGACTACCAG GAAATGATTGAAAACTATGTTCACTGGAATGAAGACATTGGAGAATGGCAGTTG aaATGTGTTGCATATACAGGGAACAACATGAGAAAACAGACCCCAGTACcagataaaaaggaaaaagat CCCTTTGAGGTGGACCTTTCCCATGTTTATCTAGCTTACACAGAAGAAAGCCTGAGGCAGTCTTTGATGAAgttagagaggccaaggacttcaaagggaagatcaaggcCTAAAACTAGTAGAAG AAAACGTTCAGCAAAGCCAGGAGCCGTAATTGACTCCCTGCTTCAGTAG